In the Glycine max cultivar Williams 82 chromosome 6, Glycine_max_v4.0, whole genome shotgun sequence genome, gttttaagatcacatttaattttaatcttctaAGCGGAAAGGCATTCCTTTGGAACTTTGGCAAACAATTTGTTGTGAGGATTCTCAACAATCTGGAGAAATTAAGTTAGTTGCTTAAGAATTTATCAAGAGAAACAATCCTGACAAGAACAAGATACAGCataattattgttataaatttcATCAAAACCCATCAAAAGCAGATGCAGCAAAAGGAAGGATATAACTAGATAACCACAATTAATTAAAGCTATATCTATCTATCACGTACTAAAGGGCTCAagcttttaataaaatacaagTTTTGAAACACTATCAGCTTAATTAATTTCCTGCAAAATAAAGCCTCAAACGCCAATCAGTACTAGCCCAACACATGCAAGATAATATGCATCATAGTCCACTGGTCAcatttatatatgaatatatagTTTGTTCAACCGTAGCATATCCTGTGCTTTACTTCAACCTTGATTCAATTCTGGAGAAAAGGCTTCTGCTTCTGCTTCATGGACACAACATGGGTGTGATATAATATGACATTAGGCTTTACATCAAAGTCCCTAGTAAAAAGATCCTTCTTCCCTGTATCTGATGCTTGTGAGTCCTCAACAAGGTCTTTAATTGCTTGTGGCATAGGTTGCTCCTTCATCATATTCTTCCAATACCCTCCCAAGTCTTTCCTTGCACAGCTCAAATTGGCAAcctatatattcacaaaattgaaAGGGTCGTGTATATAACAATTGCATGTTACTCATCAGTTCAAATTTCAACGagaattaagtaaaatttaatggAATTAGGAAATTACATACAGATATAGCTTTAATTTGCTAAAACAAAATTACTAACGCAGGTGAAAGAGGAATAACTGAATTTTTCGTAGGGCAGATTCAGAAAGGTTTAccaagagaagagagaagactACGAAAACAGCAAAATTGGACTTCATGTCTACGCTAAtctgtggacacctttgctagAGTTGTCTACAGACTACAGCTAGCCTCTGGATATTTCTTTAGGGCACAAGTGGCCCACGatgaacacacacacacataatatatatatatatatatatatatatatatatatatatatatatatatatatatatatatatatatatttataacaatagtaggaaaaagaatcaagtatataattaattaaaaggttattATAAACGTGCATTTATTTCTCTCTGCTTCAATTActattacttattattattttataattttatttcttgttattTGTCTCAATATAGCCTTAAATATAGAATGCacgtttattattttctttaattaaattgttattttaaggGTCAAGATAGTGGGTAGGGAACGATAAAGTGGCTAGCTAGCTAGGCCGTATAAGCACCCAAATTCGATTTCCAGTGTTGTGTTCATGCACACACGGACGACACGGCATATAATAGAAAAAGTTTTGACCGACAAGTCTGTTCCTC is a window encoding:
- the LOC100787789 gene encoding uncharacterized protein LOC100787789 precursor; the protein is MKSNFAVFVVFSLLLVANLSCARKDLGGYWKNMMKEQPMPQAIKDLVEDSQASDTGKKDLFTRDFDVKPNVILYHTHVVSMKQKQKPFLQN